Genomic DNA from Myxococcota bacterium:
CACGCCGCCGTAGAACGGGAACGCGACGCGCTCGAGCGTGCGGTAGTCGAGCAAGAGCGTCGCGAGCAGGAGCAACAGCCCCAGGCCCATCCACACCAGCTGCCGCCAGGCGGTCTCGGGAATGAGTCCCGTGCCGCGCTCGGGCGAGGCCGAGATCAGGTTCACGATCCCGATCAGCGCGATCGCGAGGCCCATCACGAAGATCGGCCACTCGAAGTTCTGGATCAGTCTACGGTCGATTCCCGGCATACAAATCCGCCTCGCCTTCGAGGAACCGAGTCACCACGTCGCGCGCGATCGGCGCGGCGGCGCTGCCGCCGTGTCCGCCGTGCTCCACCAGCACCGAGACCACCAGCCGCGGCGAGTCCGCGGGCACGAAGGTCACGAACCACGCGTGGTCGCGGTCCTCGTGCTCCACGTCCTCCTCGTCGGGCCGCGCGCCTGCGGGCAAGCCCACGACCTGCGCGGTGCCCGTCTTGCCGCCGGCGATCACGCCGCCCGGCAGGTTCTTCATGACCGCGCCGGTCCCGTGCGGCTCCTGCACCACCCCGACCAGCCCCGCGCGCACGGTGGCGAGCGTCTGCGGCGAGATCGCGAGCTCGCCGATCACCTCGGGCTCGATCTCCTTCACGATCCGCCCGTCGGGCTCCTCGATGCGCTTGAGCACGTGCGGCCGGTAGCGCACGCCCCCGTTCACGATCGCGGCGTAGGCCGAGGCGAGCTGGAGCGGCGTCCACAGGTTCATGCCCTGCCCGATCGAGAGTGACACGGTGTCTCCCTCGACCCAGGGCGTGCGGTCGCGGCGCTCCTTCCACTCCTGCGTCGGGACCAGGCCCGTCATCTCGCCCGAGAGATCGATGCCGGTGCGCGCGCCCAGCCCGAGCTGGCGCGCGTAGTAGGCCAGCCGGTCCACGCCCAGATCGACGCCGAGCTTGTAGAAGAACACGTCGCACGACTGGACGATCGCGGTGTGCAGGTCGACCACGCCGTGGCCACCGGGGCGCCAGCAGCGGTAGGTGCGGCGGCCGAGCCGGAACGAGCCGCCGCAAGTCACTTCGCTGTGCGGGCCCACGAGCTTCTCCTCGAGGCCCGCGATGGCAGTCACGACCTTGTAGGTCGAGCCGGGCGGATACTGGCCCTGCAGCGCGCGGTTCATGAGCGGGCGGAACGGGTCGGAGGTGAGCTCGCGCCAGCGCTCGGGGTCGATGCCGATCGCGAACTCGTTGGGGTCGAAGGCCGGGTGACTCACCAGCGCCAGCACCTCGCCGGTGCGCGGGTCGAGCGCGACCACCGCGCCCGACTTGTGGTCCATGCGGGTGAGCGCGCTCTCGGCGGCTTCCTGCAGCCGGTGGTCGATGGTGAGCACCACGTTGCGGCCCGGCTCGGGCTCGACCGAGGACAAGAGCTGGAGCTCGCGGCCGTGCGCGTCGACCAGGAGGTTGCGGCCGCCCGGGCGGCCGCGCAGGTCGGTGTCGAGCAGCTTCTCGATCCCGCCCACGCCCACGATGTCGCCGCGCCGGTAGGCCTGGAACTCCTTCCGGCCCAGCTGGTCCGGGCCGATCTCGCCCAGCCAGCCCACCAGGTGCGCCGCGCTGTCGCCGAAGCGGTAGCCGCGCACGGGAGTCACTTGTGTGAGCACGCCGCCCAGCGCCCAGAGCCGCGCCTCGACGCGCGCGAGCGCGTCGCGGTCCAGGTCGTGCGCCACGCGCTGCGGCTGGAAGCGCGCGCGCCCGCGCGGCTCGCCGTAGCCGGCGCGCACGGTCTCGAGCTCGCGGCCCGTGAGTCCCGCGATGCGCGAGAGCGTGGTCGGCACGTCTTCGGTCTCGTGCGGCACGACCAGCACGTCGAACGAGGGC
This window encodes:
- the mrdA gene encoding penicillin-binding protein 2, producing MNRLTATGSPSDATVERRLTAIAVLVVAVWMLLLTRLFYLQVVQGDVYRISAERNSVRTQRVDAPRGVITDRNGEVLVGSRPSFDVLVVPHETEDVPTTLSRIAGLTGRELETVRAGYGEPRGRARFQPQRVAHDLDRDALARVEARLWALGGVLTQVTPVRGYRFGDSAAHLVGWLGEIGPDQLGRKEFQAYRRGDIVGVGGIEKLLDTDLRGRPGGRNLLVDAHGRELQLLSSVEPEPGRNVVLTIDHRLQEAAESALTRMDHKSGAVVALDPRTGEVLALVSHPAFDPNEFAIGIDPERWRELTSDPFRPLMNRALQGQYPPGSTYKVVTAIAGLEEKLVGPHSEVTCGGSFRLGRRTYRCWRPGGHGVVDLHTAIVQSCDVFFYKLGVDLGVDRLAYYARQLGLGARTGIDLSGEMTGLVPTQEWKERRDRTPWVEGDTVSLSIGQGMNLWTPLQLASAYAAIVNGGVRYRPHVLKRIEEPDGRIVKEIEPEVIGELAISPQTLATVRAGLVGVVQEPHGTGAVMKNLPGGVIAGGKTGTAQVVGLPAGARPDEEDVEHEDRDHAWFVTFVPADSPRLVVSVLVEHGGHGGSAAAPIARDVVTRFLEGEADLYAGNRP